One Verrucomicrobiota bacterium DNA window includes the following coding sequences:
- a CDS encoding HAD family hydrolase, translating into MKVPRAVIFDLDGTLLDTLEGIADTANAVLEEKGFPTHPREAYRTFAGDGVGELLARALPPEKGNPALVQECVQSFKEGYARFWPTSSRPYEGIPELLDELVARELPICVLSNKLHAFTVQFVDRLLAKWSFAFVVGQREGVPRKPDPTSALQMAADLHLSPSEILYLGDTNTDMQTAVSAGMMPLGVTWGFREKPELLASGAAQVVSHPGEVSSFFEQ; encoded by the coding sequence ATGAAGGTTCCACGTGCGGTCATTTTCGATCTGGATGGAACCCTCCTGGATACCCTGGAGGGAATCGCCGACACGGCCAATGCCGTCCTCGAGGAGAAGGGCTTTCCGACGCATCCCAGGGAGGCCTACCGGACTTTTGCGGGCGATGGGGTGGGAGAACTTTTGGCCCGTGCGCTGCCTCCGGAAAAGGGCAACCCAGCACTTGTTCAGGAATGCGTTCAGTCCTTCAAGGAAGGTTATGCCCGTTTTTGGCCGACGAGTTCCCGGCCTTACGAGGGAATTCCCGAGCTTTTGGACGAGCTGGTGGCTCGCGAGCTGCCGATCTGCGTGCTGTCGAATAAGCTGCATGCGTTTACGGTGCAGTTTGTGGATCGTCTTTTGGCGAAGTGGAGCTTTGCCTTCGTGGTGGGCCAGCGGGAGGGCGTTCCACGGAAGCCCGACCCAACGAGCGCCCTTCAAATGGCGGCCGACCTGCACCTCTCTCCTTCGGAAATTCTCTATCTGGGTGATACCAATACCGATATGCAGACGGCTGTTTCAGCTGGGATGATGCCGCTGGGGGTGACGTGGGGATTTCGAGAGAAGCCCGAGTTGCTAGCGTCCGGGGCCGCCCAGGTGGTGTCTCATCCAGGGGAAGTCTCCTCCTTTTTCGAGCAATGA
- a CDS encoding NUDIX domain-containing protein produces the protein MIDRFRPCVAVILRNVRGEILVGERIDVAGAWQFPQGGVEEGETGREALLREVEEELGLSPSAYEILEERGGYRYRFPEGQLAFGTYAGQEQTYFLCGLREPDPIFQLETGGAEFRAVRWIEPAGFQEKWLPRFKQEVYAEVMQDFFGTALLG, from the coding sequence ATGATTGATCGATTCCGTCCCTGTGTGGCCGTCATCCTCCGAAATGTTCGGGGGGAGATTTTGGTGGGCGAACGCATCGATGTGGCGGGTGCTTGGCAGTTTCCTCAAGGAGGGGTGGAAGAGGGCGAGACGGGGCGGGAAGCGCTCCTGCGAGAGGTGGAGGAGGAGCTGGGTCTCTCGCCATCGGCCTACGAAATCCTGGAAGAGCGAGGGGGGTATCGCTATCGCTTTCCCGAAGGACAACTGGCTTTCGGAACCTATGCCGGGCAGGAACAGACTTACTTTCTTTGTGGTCTCCGGGAGCCGGATCCGATTTTCCAGCTCGAGACGGGAGGAGCGGAGTTTCGCGCCGTCCGTTGGATCGAGCCCGCGGGCTTCCAAGAGAAATGGCTTCCCCGATTCAAACAGGAGGTGTATGCGGAGGTCATGCAGGACTTTTTTGGCACCGCTCTCCTAGGATGA
- the plsX gene encoding phosphate acyltransferase PlsX, with translation MIIAVDGMGGDHAPEAVVGGVKLALDRLKGIKKLLLVGHETRLQAELDRQSVRSPRVELVPSHSVVEMTDLSTAAVRSKKDSSVTVAADLVKKGQAQALVSAGHTGASVAVTSVKWRTLPGVERPGIASPMPAEHGITSLLDAGANVEAKPLHLLHYGIMGSVYARQIYGVAKPKVGLMSVGEEDHKGSDFTREVFHLLKETDLHFVGNVEGRDILNGGLDVIVTDGFTGNVVLKTVEGTAKAVGGWLKTELRANPLRLLGALLARGAFSAVKARGNYETYGGSPLLGVRGVCIIGHGGSSPLAVMNAIRVAGEAVQQAVNPQIEDEIQRFHA, from the coding sequence ATGATCATCGCAGTTGACGGAATGGGGGGCGACCATGCCCCCGAAGCAGTCGTGGGGGGAGTGAAACTCGCGCTCGATCGGCTGAAGGGGATCAAAAAATTGTTGCTCGTGGGCCACGAAACTCGCTTGCAGGCCGAACTCGACCGACAAAGCGTCCGCAGCCCGCGAGTCGAACTGGTCCCCTCCCACAGCGTCGTGGAAATGACCGACCTCTCGACGGCCGCCGTCCGCAGCAAAAAAGACTCCTCGGTCACCGTGGCGGCCGACCTCGTGAAAAAAGGCCAGGCTCAAGCGCTGGTGAGCGCGGGCCACACCGGCGCCTCGGTCGCCGTCACCTCCGTGAAATGGCGCACTCTCCCAGGCGTGGAACGCCCCGGAATCGCCTCTCCCATGCCGGCCGAACACGGCATCACCAGCCTTCTCGACGCCGGGGCCAATGTCGAAGCCAAGCCCCTTCACCTGCTTCACTACGGCATCATGGGGAGCGTCTATGCCCGCCAGATCTACGGAGTGGCCAAGCCGAAAGTGGGCCTCATGTCCGTGGGTGAAGAAGACCACAAAGGCAGCGACTTCACCCGGGAGGTCTTCCATCTGCTGAAAGAGACGGATCTGCATTTTGTCGGCAATGTGGAAGGCCGGGACATCCTCAACGGCGGCCTCGACGTCATTGTAACCGATGGCTTCACCGGCAATGTCGTCCTCAAAACCGTCGAAGGCACCGCCAAAGCCGTGGGCGGTTGGCTCAAAACCGAACTCCGCGCCAATCCCCTCCGCCTTCTGGGTGCCCTCCTCGCTCGGGGCGCTTTCTCGGCCGTCAAGGCGCGCGGCAATTACGAAACCTACGGAGGCAGCCCCTTGCTGGGGGTCCGCGGAGTCTGCATCATCGGACACGGCGGTAGTTCTCCCCTGGCCGTCATGAACGCCATCCGCGTGGCGGGCGAAGCCGTCCAGCAAGCCGTCAACCCCCAGATCGAAGACGAAATCCAACGATTCCATGCCTGA
- a CDS encoding beta-ketoacyl-ACP synthase III: MPDSALPPVQFVGTGSYLPEQMLTNGDLEKMVETSDEWITARTGIKERRLAAENQATSDLATQAALAALDDAGLTAEDLDLILLATISADMFFPSTACLVQKNLGATRAFAFDLSAACSGFLYGVDLAKRYLETGGAQTVMVIGAEKLSSQVNWEDRNTCVLFGDGAGAAILQRGDESTGRVLSTVMGSDGRQADILKVPAGGSALPITPQVAEQKLNTIYMAGREVYKLAVTAMRDAALEAIQAAGLTAEDIAMVIPHQANLRIIEAINDRLGIPKERCFVNLEKYGNTSAAAIAIALDEAAKSGAIQRGDKVCLVVFGAGLTWAASVVEW, translated from the coding sequence ATGCCTGATTCCGCTCTCCCCCCGGTCCAATTCGTCGGCACCGGTAGCTACCTCCCGGAGCAAATGCTCACCAATGGAGACCTCGAAAAAATGGTCGAGACCTCCGATGAATGGATCACCGCCCGCACCGGCATCAAGGAACGTCGCCTGGCCGCCGAAAACCAGGCCACCAGCGACCTCGCGACCCAAGCCGCCCTCGCCGCCCTCGATGACGCGGGTCTGACGGCCGAAGACCTCGACCTCATCCTCCTCGCGACCATTAGCGCCGACATGTTTTTCCCCAGCACCGCCTGCCTGGTCCAGAAGAATCTGGGGGCCACCCGGGCCTTCGCCTTCGACCTCTCCGCCGCCTGCTCCGGCTTCCTCTACGGGGTCGACCTCGCCAAACGCTACCTCGAAACCGGCGGGGCCCAGACCGTCATGGTCATCGGTGCCGAAAAGCTCTCCAGCCAAGTGAACTGGGAGGACCGCAACACCTGCGTGCTCTTTGGCGATGGCGCGGGCGCCGCCATCCTGCAACGAGGAGACGAAAGCACCGGCCGGGTCCTCTCCACCGTCATGGGCAGCGATGGCAGGCAGGCCGACATCCTCAAAGTCCCCGCCGGCGGCAGCGCCCTCCCCATCACCCCACAAGTGGCCGAGCAAAAACTCAACACCATCTACATGGCTGGGCGCGAAGTCTACAAACTGGCTGTGACCGCCATGCGGGACGCCGCCCTCGAAGCCATTCAGGCCGCGGGCCTGACTGCTGAGGACATCGCCATGGTCATTCCCCACCAGGCCAATCTCCGCATCATTGAAGCCATCAACGATCGCCTCGGCATCCCCAAAGAGCGCTGCTTCGTCAATCTCGAAAAATACGGGAACACCTCCGCCGCCGCCATCGCCATCGCTCTCGACGAAGCCGCCAAAAGCGGCGCCATCCAGCGCGGGGACAAAGTCTGCCTCGTCGTCTTCGGCGCCGGCCTCACCTGGGCCGCCAGCGTCGTCGAATGGTAA
- a CDS encoding DUF1080 domain-containing protein, which yields MQTKPALLALSLALVLPLAAEEEGFLSLFDGESFAGWKIAENPEAFTIQDGAIVANGTRAHAFYVGEGGQANFNQFELRLEVLTLPNSNGGIFIHSAWLEEGWPSGYEIQVCNTQRDWRKSGSLFNIVHNEIPFEDNTWMEYVIRVQKGRIFVSVNDQVLVNYTPQKEASRLLPEGGALSLQAHDPGSTVHYRNLRIKPLD from the coding sequence ATGCAAACCAAACCCGCCCTCCTCGCCCTCAGTCTCGCCCTCGTTCTCCCCCTGGCCGCCGAAGAAGAGGGCTTCCTCTCCCTCTTTGATGGCGAAAGCTTCGCCGGTTGGAAAATCGCCGAGAACCCCGAAGCCTTCACCATTCAAGACGGAGCCATCGTCGCCAATGGCACCCGCGCCCACGCCTTCTACGTCGGAGAGGGGGGCCAAGCAAACTTCAACCAATTTGAACTTCGCCTCGAAGTCCTGACCCTCCCGAACTCCAATGGCGGCATCTTCATCCACTCCGCCTGGCTCGAAGAAGGCTGGCCCTCCGGATACGAAATCCAAGTCTGCAATACCCAACGCGATTGGCGGAAATCGGGCAGCCTCTTCAATATCGTCCACAATGAAATCCCCTTCGAAGACAACACTTGGATGGAATATGTCATCCGGGTTCAGAAAGGCCGGATCTTCGTCAGCGTCAACGATCAAGTCCTCGTCAACTACACCCCGCAGAAAGAAGCCAGCCGCCTTCTCCCGGAAGGCGGGGCCCTCTCTTTGCAAGCCCACGACCCCGGCAGCACCGTCCACTACCGCAATCTTCGGATCAAGCCGCTCGACTAG
- a CDS encoding TatD family hydrolase — MLIDSHCHLGSHRFQESEIADLLARARARQVTQLLTLATSLSDAKTNLALAQAYPAVSSCLGLHPTEVTEVPEDAVDHLDRLFREAPHLVAAVGETGLDYYHPAPPGWSEPAYHARQQAFLRQHFVWAARVHRPLVLHTRDRQGDASFQDALALYREFASEVRAIFHCFPGPPENARAVLDLGGLVSFTGNLTFKKAHLIRETLLSLKPGEYLLETDSPYLAPVPHRGKRNEPAYVRDIAHFAAELLDRPWEQIAHETSQAARAFFHLP, encoded by the coding sequence ATGCTCATCGACTCTCACTGCCACCTCGGCTCCCACCGCTTCCAAGAATCGGAAATCGCTGACCTCCTGGCCCGGGCTCGGGCCCGCCAGGTCACCCAGCTCCTCACCCTCGCGACCTCTCTCAGCGACGCGAAAACCAACCTCGCCCTCGCCCAGGCCTACCCCGCCGTTTCTAGTTGTCTCGGCCTCCACCCCACCGAGGTGACCGAGGTGCCCGAAGACGCCGTCGACCATCTCGACCGGCTCTTCCGAGAAGCGCCCCACCTGGTGGCCGCCGTGGGAGAAACCGGCCTCGACTACTACCACCCCGCCCCGCCCGGCTGGAGCGAGCCCGCTTACCACGCCCGCCAACAAGCCTTTCTCCGCCAGCACTTTGTCTGGGCCGCGCGCGTCCATCGCCCCCTCGTCCTCCACACGCGCGACCGCCAGGGAGATGCCTCGTTCCAAGACGCCCTCGCCCTCTACCGGGAATTCGCCTCCGAAGTCCGCGCCATCTTCCACTGCTTCCCAGGCCCGCCGGAAAACGCCCGCGCCGTCCTCGACCTGGGCGGCCTCGTCTCCTTCACCGGCAATCTCACCTTCAAAAAAGCCCACCTCATCCGCGAAACCCTCCTCAGCCTGAAACCCGGGGAATACCTCTTGGAAACCGACAGCCCCTACCTCGCACCCGTCCCCCACCGAGGAAAGCGCAATGAACCGGCCTACGTCCGCGACATCGCCCACTTTGCGGCGGAGCTTCTCGATCGCCCCTGGGAGCAAATCGCCCACGAAACCAGCCAAGCCGCCCGAGCCTTCTTCCATCTTCCCTAA
- a CDS encoding glutamate--tRNA ligase family protein, giving the protein MIRTRFAPSPTGYLHIGGVRTALFNWLYARQKGGQFLLRLEDTDATRNTPEAIAAIYEGLRWLGLDWDEGPEKGGPHGPYCQSERGAIYDEWFEKLLAADRVYQEDGAWRFRFKRQVVTLSDQICGEVAFDFQAQAAISPDMTLKRPDGSYIFHFTNVVDDLTMGITHVLRAEDHLSNTHKHLQLIEALGEPPPVYAHAPLILNGDGSKMSKRDTGAALKDYIEEGFLPAAVLNFTALLGWSPKDDSELLTLPELTERFSLAAISRSGAKCDLEKARWMNGEYLKALSPEALAEKAAHAFDRAGLPQGDRVLVAKLVQEKIRTFRDLKDWLPFFTEDAPPLSEPAHQKAFRKEGASALAQGIRQTLVDCADWTAPGLKAALATFAEAQGLKIGKVMFPTRVLTTGADHGPDLLPLLEYLGQARTVKRAEHILSTSAGLSSTS; this is encoded by the coding sequence ATGATCCGCACCCGCTTCGCACCGTCCCCCACCGGCTACCTCCACATCGGCGGAGTGCGCACCGCCCTCTTCAATTGGCTCTACGCCCGGCAAAAGGGCGGCCAATTTCTCCTCCGCTTGGAAGACACGGACGCCACGCGCAACACCCCGGAAGCCATCGCTGCCATTTACGAAGGACTCCGTTGGCTCGGCCTGGACTGGGATGAAGGTCCGGAAAAGGGAGGCCCTCACGGCCCCTACTGCCAAAGCGAACGGGGGGCCATCTATGACGAATGGTTCGAAAAACTGCTGGCCGCCGACCGAGTCTACCAAGAAGACGGCGCCTGGCGCTTTCGCTTCAAGCGCCAAGTCGTGACCCTATCGGATCAGATTTGTGGCGAAGTGGCCTTCGACTTCCAGGCCCAGGCCGCCATCTCCCCCGACATGACCCTCAAGCGGCCGGACGGCAGCTACATCTTTCACTTCACGAACGTGGTCGACGACCTCACCATGGGCATCACCCATGTCCTCCGGGCCGAAGACCACCTCTCGAATACCCACAAACACTTGCAGCTCATCGAAGCCCTGGGAGAGCCACCGCCCGTCTACGCCCACGCCCCGCTCATCCTCAATGGAGATGGTTCCAAAATGAGCAAGCGGGACACCGGCGCCGCCCTCAAAGACTACATCGAAGAAGGCTTCCTCCCCGCCGCCGTGCTCAACTTCACCGCGCTCCTCGGCTGGTCGCCCAAAGACGACAGCGAACTCCTCACCTTGCCAGAGCTGACCGAGCGCTTCAGCCTGGCCGCCATCAGTCGCTCGGGAGCCAAGTGCGACCTCGAAAAAGCCCGTTGGATGAACGGAGAATACCTCAAAGCCCTCAGCCCCGAAGCCCTGGCAGAAAAAGCCGCCCACGCCTTCGACCGAGCGGGCTTGCCCCAGGGAGACCGCGTCCTGGTGGCCAAATTGGTCCAGGAAAAAATCCGGACCTTCCGCGACCTCAAAGACTGGCTCCCCTTCTTCACCGAAGACGCGCCCCCACTGAGCGAACCCGCCCACCAGAAAGCCTTCCGCAAAGAAGGCGCCTCCGCCCTCGCCCAAGGCATCCGCCAAACTCTCGTCGACTGCGCGGACTGGACCGCCCCCGGCCTCAAAGCGGCCCTCGCCACCTTCGCCGAAGCCCAAGGGCTCAAAATCGGCAAAGTCATGTTCCCCACCCGTGTCCTCACCACCGGGGCCGATCACGGCCCGGACTTGCTGCCACTTTTGGAATACCTCGGCCAAGCGCGCACCGTAAAGCGAGCCGAACACATCCTCTCCACCAGCGCAGGCCTCTCCTCCACTTCCTGA
- the aroE gene encoding shikimate dehydrogenase: MTLDHLKTWADQPLDPPARLAVIGDPVRHSKSPAMMQPAIDALGHSLQYVALQVAEGAVATCIDLMRQADFLGTNVTVPHKFAALEACDELDESARQLGAVNTILFQDGLTYGFNTDGPGYVRAIREDFQIDLRDLRVLILGAGGGAGAALARQCALEGCERIVLANRTLEKAEAVARDCRTLYRSEHLEGPMDRILAIPLEDLPLREQLEFTDLVIQATSIGLKPTDPSPLSPSLLSPHLLVSDLIYRDTKLLRAAHQAGCRIANGQTLLLHQGALAFTHWFGQEPDLRAMRACLT; this comes from the coding sequence ATGACCTTAGACCACCTGAAAACCTGGGCCGACCAGCCTCTCGACCCCCCCGCCAGACTGGCCGTCATTGGCGATCCAGTGCGCCACTCCAAATCGCCCGCCATGATGCAGCCGGCCATCGACGCCCTCGGACATTCGCTCCAATACGTCGCCCTCCAAGTCGCCGAAGGGGCCGTCGCCACCTGCATCGACCTCATGCGCCAAGCCGACTTCCTCGGTACCAACGTCACCGTACCCCACAAATTCGCCGCCTTGGAAGCCTGCGATGAGCTGGACGAAAGCGCCCGCCAGCTGGGAGCCGTCAACACCATCCTCTTCCAAGATGGTCTCACCTACGGCTTCAATACCGACGGCCCCGGCTACGTCCGGGCCATTCGAGAAGACTTTCAGATCGACCTCCGGGACCTCCGCGTCCTCATCCTGGGAGCTGGCGGAGGAGCCGGGGCCGCCCTGGCCCGCCAATGTGCCCTCGAAGGCTGTGAGCGGATCGTGCTGGCCAACCGAACCCTGGAAAAGGCCGAGGCCGTCGCCCGAGACTGCCGCACGCTCTACCGGAGTGAACATCTCGAAGGCCCCATGGACCGCATCTTGGCCATCCCCCTGGAAGACCTCCCACTGCGGGAGCAACTGGAGTTCACCGACCTCGTCATCCAGGCCACCTCCATCGGGCTCAAGCCGACTGACCCTAGCCCGCTCTCCCCCAGCCTCCTCTCACCGCACCTCCTGGTCAGCGACCTCATCTACCGGGACACCAAGCTCCTGCGAGCGGCCCACCAGGCCGGCTGCCGAATCGCCAACGGCCAAACCCTCCTCCTCCACCAAGGCGCCCTCGCTTTCACCCACTGGTTCGGCCAAGAGCCCGATCTTCGAGCCATGCGGGCGTGCTTGACGTGA